tttttaatattttttaaaaaagaaagtaataaataattttgaaataattaaaataaataaataaaaattataaaacagaaaatattatttaataaaattttcagttaTTAATACATACACCTTAATATAAGTAAAAATCACTCATTATGACTACGTATACTCTCATGCTAATTTAATTAGGCTAAATGATTGAAAAACTCTCAAAatttatatcattttatattttaatttaaatatttaaattacattttggtataattttaattaaatttttttaaaaaaattaaaatgtaagaatctaaataattaaataatatatttaactcTAAAcacaataataatttaattgttaaatatatcATGCACAGTTTCactagataaattttattttatattaataattataaaaattttataatagatttcatatatattactattttaaattaaataatatatctacTATAATTATTACGGTGAAATAAAATTCAAGATGTAAACtatatatttaactattaaattatttatttttaatttttattttaaaaattatttaaaattacatggAATACAAACATTAAATCAATTTATCTATAAttcaaacatttaaattaaaatataaaatcttttaatttttttttgtcattaaCATAGCAATTAAATTCTAATCCACTTATTTTGAGGATGAATTATCACTATGGTTACTATAATTATTAAAGTAAAAGAAGTAAATATGATTAATTGATTAAACACTCATCAATAGCtcttgcttttcttttttctttttttccttttactgTTTTAGTCATTGGAGATAAACGTTATTACAAAACCAAAATCTTATGGGATCAAAGTGAAATTGAAttattaccttttttttttttttgtaataatgGGAGTGGGAAAGTATTCATATTCAAGAAAAAGGACCATATAATGGGATCCCACTTTCTCTTTCTAGCCTCAATCTTTTTCCACACTAGACCTACCAACTCAAATGTGACTCTCAAGggatttgatttttctttttttttttttttaataagatttttctttgctatatatatataaaataaacatatttaatttaaaatgttcAATTTGTAGAATATGTAAGGATTAACCAAAACTTGTGAATTAGTAtggataaaaaatatatatatagaaaaccAAGCCCTACCACATTGAGCTGCTCAACGGCTGTGGACCGTTTGCGGAGAGTGAGAGACCCTTGTTGCGTGGCACGTTACAACTAATATTGGcgtgggtgtttagaaataaagCGCGTGCTTGACCGAGTATCAGCGATTTGATGGGAATAGTATTCTATTTAAAtggaaaaattgaattaaattaatttaaaatttactttaattttttatttattttaatttttaattttcaaaattaaatattattttaatttaatttaattttacttaaaaaaattataataaattgataagtaataataatatattatttttaataatataagaaaataatatttaaattaaattaatttaaaaattcaatctaattttttatttattttgattcgatttaatttttaattttaaaattttcaattattttgattcaatttaatttttaattttaaaatttttaattattttaattcaatttaattttgataaaaaacatttaaaaaatcaaagcaaattaataataatatattattttaaaaaaaaataaattatttttaataatataaaaaaattaaatcatattaaaatataaaaaataaaaaaatttattaaaaatttaaatcgaatcatcaaaaccaattcaatttaaattttataaatatcaaaattttaatttttaatttatttaatttattttaaactgaACCAAATCAACTAAATGTTTAAAGTGAATTAAATTAACCGAATGCTCACCTTAACCCGGCTTTTTTTTACCTTGAGGTAAAGAGCGCTGGATCGTGTTTgtctaattatataattataaaaattactaaaagcTAATAACAAAAATTGCTTCagttaaaaaaatcattaattttttactagtaaaaatttttataactacCCGATTGGCAGAGAAACACATAGCACAACAATGTCAAAGGGGGCAGGTTAAGAGTTCTGGTTCGGCTGAAACCAGAGCAGCAGTTTTGACTTCAGGATCAGAGGGACTAAAATCAGACCCAACATTCCATTTCGATTTCCCTTTCACTCAAATTCAACcatcaaacattttcataaaggaaaaaaattatagattttgtCTGAAAACTGGACCTACCAGTTCAAATTCTATACGATCATTTTCTACCTGTTTTCGATTATGAAAATAGATTGATCCGGATCAATTTCGATCTGGACCGTGACCACATCCAACTCCAAGCAACTTTCATCAGAAAGATAGCCAAGGGAAGCTAGCCTCTACATAATACTCTCTGGCACAATCATCCCTTGTGTTTACAGTGATATAAAATAAcagttccattttttttttctttctactgAAATCTCAACTTCTAGCTAGAAAACAACAGTTACAAAACAGACATCAAAGAGAAATATTAGATTCAAATCTTTTATATTCCTGGTGGTGCGACGAACAAACAGGCACTCATCAAGAAAAATTTAAACTTGCCCAGAAACTAGTAATCGTCTCCTCTCGATATAACTTCCTTGCATGTTGGCCGTAGCAAGATAGTATGCTCAAACTGGGATACATAACTGCCCTTAATATCGCATAGAGGAGGATATGGCTGCCAAAAAAATTAACACACAAGTAGAACAAAGACATCAAGAAGTATGAAAGATAgaacataaatttattaaacaaaTCCTCTGATGAAAATGGGGAAAGCTTTCCCAGCATATTTATGAAGAACATTGAATTTGTGCACTGAAGAGTAAGGCAACCAAAGTTTACTCCAGATATGAAAAAGCAACTTCAACATAAAAGGAATTTGAACTTTGAAATCACTGGCTGAAGGGAGAAAGGGGATGGGAATGTCGGAGCTAAGTTTGAGGAATACCTGAACTATTCCAGAGTCGCACAAATTCTTTAGTGCCATCAAATATTTAGTCTCCCCTAGGCGGTCTAAATACCGTCTACAAAAGGCCAATGTGGAGAAGTTCTTGTTGATTGTTGCTAAAAGTTGCTTCGCTCTAGGCAACCTCAATGGGATATGTCCAGCATCAAAATTTTTCATGTAATGACTGCACTCTAGATCTTCCCTCACATAGCCTTTTCCTACAAAATTATGGAGAGGATTTATTACTCGATAGGAGTAAAGGTCATGATGCTACCCATAATCTTTCTCAAAAGATACAAACGATAAACTCCCTGCCAAATTCAATTATTACCAGTTGATGCAAATGTTTCAATTGCAAAGAATTCACCCTCCTCCATTTTTGTCTGCTCCCCTCCTTTAACAATCGGAACGGATTTTCCAGCATGGATCTGATAACGCCCAATGCTGTGTCCATTCAAGTTCCGTATGCTTTTAACTGCCAATTACATTTTAAGTCAATGTCAACAGAGAAGCATTCATGAGGGATTCAATATTAAATTCACAGAGCTAAGTGTTTcagaaataatttatatttatacatataGCATCACTAATGAGGAATTACAACTTTTcattgttaattaattattaattttaataactttctccctaatattaagaaaaaactctataaaattgtaaaaaagataaaccataagaaaaagaaagatcaTTACAGAGCATAAGAAATTGTTAGAATTTTGTGAAAGTCTGCAACCAGGAAGCACACTAGTTTCACATGACCATATGGAGAGGTCACAAACAAGTTTTCCATCTTAATTCTTCACATGGTGGTGGACCAACACAGTAGCATAATGTCTCAAAATGGTATTACAGAAGAAGGAAGGGACCAAAAGCAATTTCGCAGATGGAGTAAAAAAGTTTTAATGGGTTGCTGAACCAAATAAACTTTATGAAAGGCACAGGAAAAGGTTAGCATAGGAATTATGGCTTTAAGAATATTACAGTTAGATCAGTGTAATATAATTCAAGGATGCTCTTACCTCTTCCAATTTTCTTTTTTGCGGCCGAATATAGGGAGTGCAAAAAATAATGTCTTGGTCCTATACTTTTGGAGCCGGATTAGTTAGTCCCTCACCctatatttaattttgttaacGTCTGGCCCTATGTTTATGTTAACTTTTTCATTCACTGAGTTTAAGAAACTGTGAAATTTAAGAATACCCtccattaataaaaatattttcttaaagaaACACTTTTCTCAAAAGAAAAGTAGTTTGCAAAAATGttctttcaataaaataaaaaattgaactgcATGTTCCAAAGGGTCAAAGCAAAAAATCTCACAATACTTTTTCAATTATTtccccttaatttttttttttcttttgaaaatttCATCAGAGCTTTTTTCCATGGAAATAGTGTTCTTGAGAATTTGAAAACTTTTTTcccaaaaaaattattgaattttgttTTTGCAAGTGGATGAACTTTCAAATGCTTTTGGACCTTAGACTACATTTAGCAACTAACAAAAAAGTGAATGGAAATACTTACGGATCAGTAACTCATTAATTTTCTCAAATCccaaggactaaataataattgcCCTTAGAAAACTTCCAACTAGAATTAGTTAAAGCACAAAGTACATTTGCAATGCAAAGTAAACAAACAAACAACCAATAATATGGCAAAGAACAATATAACATCAGCAAAAAACTGAACCTGAGACCTATTTTTCCCATATAGACTCGCTTTTGCTTAGTTTTACCAATTACACCAGACAAAGGCCTCATTGCCATTAGCAGGATATCTCTtgcatttatattatttagaccTTCTTTCCAAATATCTTGCGCTTGTTAAAAGAAACATCGAAAATGTAAGAAAACAGGACTAGTTCCATTGCATAAGATGGTCAAAATAAACTTCACAATCATGCCTGTGAAATGCATCACAGACAATTTTGCTTAGGACACTGAATTTCCACTAAAAATGTGAAATcttgatttaaattttacatatatGCCAATAGTATTATTATCTTTATTGAGAAACTGAAATTCATGTCATCTAGTGAAGTAATTTTATATAGTCAACTATGAAAAATGCACACAACAATTCAAGACTCAAATAATACCATACCTTGAAACACCTTCCCATTAATTTCAACCTCATATGATTCCATGACTTCTTGGATGGCAGCACCAACATCACAAAGTCGCACATCAATCCCAGATTCCTAAACATCAAATGGCAGTCAGCACTTGCTCCTCAATACAATTGAGTAACACTGTAAAAGTAACAATCTCCTCACTCCTCACTCTTCAGAGTGGTATGAATTTCATGACCATTCAATTTTGGAATATGATCTACACTTACAAAATCCCATGGAACAACTTACAATAGGTTTAGCTGAGTTACAGATAGATTGATAGATAGATAGTATGTATTTTTTTTCCAAACAAACTGCACTCCTTTTTATAGTATTTCTACATTAGGAAGTCAGGTAATGTCTCCAAATAACTAAGATGCCGCTTCTCCATCTCCCTCTCTTCCTTTCCTTTCCAACTTCTTACATGCCAAACATTCTGTATCCAACAAGGATAGACAACTGAAGaaacataaaatcatgaaatctaCACAAAAGAAATTTACCACCTTTTGTTGCATGCTCTGCTAAGGGTGAAGAGAGTGCAAAATAGGATTGACTAAGCAAGACAAACAAAAATTGGTGGTATTTGAGCAGTATCTGATGTATTTGAGCAGCTATAttagagagaaaaaataagTGTAAGATATGAAAAGAAGATGAGAAAGAAATCTCGCATGCATCACTTCTAAATGTAATTTAAACACTCAATATTCTTCTGCCAAAGTTAAAAAAAGACATTCTCCATATATGTATATGGATGCAGGAAATAATAAATCAAAGCCCCTAAATTCCTAGAGACTTGTAGACTTTATGAATTAAGTTGACAAAAAGCTTTCCTCTGTGAGGATTGAGGAGCCCCAAATGGTTCAGAACTAAGAATCAGTGAAAACATTGTATTTTTTACTGACCACACAGCACAAAGAGACGGAGTTAAAACTGTAGAGATAAATGTTCAAGCACCTTGATACCCGTGTTGGTTGCCTCTCGCGAGGCTTCAAGCAGTGGGTCAAACATAGGGTTGAATGCTACTGTAAATGCACAGTCCACTATGTACCCTGCAAATTCAATATCCACCATTTCAAATAAGGACTCAAGCCATACATAGTAGCGGCATTCAATTTCAACAACAGTATGAGCATTTGAACACACTGAAAAGTAGGACTGGAAGTTCTTTACCATCAATATGGGTTCCAAAATCTAACTtcatcacatcatcatactgaAGCACAGTCTTATCTCCACTATTAGGGGTCCAATGAGCAGCAACCCTATCAATACAGAagagctttttttttaaaaaaaaaaaaagaaacaaaaggtACAATCATGAAAAGCAAATAGAGAATTAGAATGTATTATTAGAAGATGCCCACCAGTTCAGAGAGCATCCAGTAGGAAACGCAATGCCTGCTTGCAAACCATTCTCCGATATTAACTTACGAACTGTATTCTCCAAGGTCTCACATAAGTCGGTCATTAACATTCCAGGCTTCAATATGCCTTTAATGTACTTCCTAACCTAATGTCAAGTAGGTAACATGTCAAATAGGTGTCAAAAACAGTTAAGCATCAACAGCAACACATAAAACTTTATAGCAACCTGTCGATGAACTTCTGCTGCTTGCCGAACAGAATTGTATATGGGCTTTTCAAGACGCTCCAACTCTCTCTTCTCCTCAGATGTAGTCCTCCATAAATTACTGAAAATAAATTCCCAATAATTAGTTTAGCACAGAAAGAGGGTAAAATATGCACAAGTTCACTTGACACGCAAATGATGATACTAATTTAGTAGTCACTTTGGCGATCATATATTTGGAAATGATAGAAAGATTATCATTTTCTCATTTATCAAACAGGCTCCCATTAGTAAATACGCTGAGCCCACATAGTTGTACAATTGATCAAACACAAAAGAGGAGAATGCCATCACATATAAAATTTTGTATATGCAGTGAATTGCGGGAGACTGTGGTCAAAGGTTACGAAACAACATGTACTCACTCATCTTTATATTGTTGAATTTCACCCTCAGGAAACTCCCCAGATGGAAAAAGCTCAATAACAGGAATAGAGGGTGGATCAGTCTGCTGGAGCAATTCCTTCTTTTTCCTGAGGATTAAAGATGAAATGTTATTGACTAATGACTATGCAGCAAACAGGTTATCAAGATGCTGTATCAAAGCAAGAAAAGTCCTCActtgcttttatttttcttctttttcttctttgaaaCTTCTGCAACAGAACAGTTTCCAGATGCATAAAGATGCATATGTTAGCAAAGGTGTGGCCAGATTATGATGGTGAAATCATTAAACAACTTTTATAGTGGGAAATGGCCACAATGGATATTACATAGAATCAGAGTCTATCAATCAGAAaattaactgaaaaaaaaaagatagaagATAAAAATCATACCAAGAAAACACTACAACATTGAGAATAAGAACAATTAAAAAAAGTGGCAACCATCAAAAGAAATCACGCTTTATTTCTTTCATTGTATCTGTCAAAGCACCAACTTTTTCTCTGCTATGCAGTCATAATATACCTCGTGCTAAATCACACCAAACATGTTGTAAAAACGAATTTTTTTACCAATTATTTACCTGATGGAAGTGTAGTTAAAAGTTTTCAAGACAACTAATTATTAACCACAAGCAAATGAAGTGGCAAGTTAAAAGGGATTAATGAAGAAACTCCTACTGATTACCTTTCCCTTCATCTCCGTCCTTTTGTATGGTAGAAGAAATCTCAGAAGACTCATCATTTTCATTGCTTATTGAAGGTTCTGAAGTACCATTTTCTTctttagtcccattttcttcaATAGGGACTTTTTTGTCAACCTTTTCACCTGCCATCGATGAAGACCTGTTTCCAAATTTGCatacaaataatcaaatattacaACAACAGATTCAACAAGaacaaataaattcataattatgGCATAAACAATATGTTTCCACATATTGTTTATCCCGTAATTATAAATTGAATTTCAAGTTGTTTAATCAAAAGTTAAAACTTTTTTCTTCCTAAACACTCCGTttggaattaaaaattttgtctTCAAAATTCTTGTTTGCAATAaaagaattcatttgaattctttttctTGCAAAATCATTCATGCCAAACGATGGGAAATGCCATTAAAGCTGCAGAAAATTAAACCCACTTTATTCTAAGGAAAACGACAGAAAATTAAAACCACTCCAGGAAAAAAAGGGacgaaaaataaaagtaaaaagaaatGAAGCTGTTTGATAAAATATCTGAAAAACATATTATAATAGAGAAATCTATCTAGCGTGAGAAACAAAAAAAAGCAAAGAAATTTTACCCGATCAAAACTTCGCTCTGAGAAAGGAAACGCAGCAAGCAAGCAAGCTGAAGAAGGAAACTCCCCTCCCTTTCTTCCTTTTCCACACCCTAATAGGCTAAATAACAATGGAAACGCAAAACCCCTTAAAGCAGCCGATGAGGGAAACTTGAAAGCCCACCCAAAGGAAGCCCATTGCTAACCAGACGATGCTGCTCTGAAATCAAAGCCTGCTAGCTATTGGGCTTTGAAAGCTCCtcgacattttttttttaaatttactatttagcacggaaaataaaaaatctatagttgattatcaatttttaaaaaatatattaaaatatttttacaatactaaaaaatttattaattaattatttattaattttaaattttatttatttttaaaaaatcatttatatttaaaaaatatttttttaaaaaatatttcttaataaaataatttattttttattatttaattttaatttaaaaaataaaatatactaataaatttatatagaaagatattaataatattttcaaaatatagaaaatatttttttgtattgAAAAGATAATGTTATTTTactctaaattattttttttatcagtaaaatatttttattaattaatttttttaaatactttaaatatcagaaaatatgaagataattattttaaaaaatattttttataaaataacttaattatcttactatttattttatgtaatgaTATTTACTCTATTGTTTATTctcttcattaattttaattattaagtgttataaaaattaaatattattatttagtatttataatatataaatattaattaattatttaattttaaaaatatattaaattttaaaaaatatactaattagtcctcactaattttaactattaaatattacaaaaataattaaaatactctCGATACAAagtgattaattattaaatatgttttataaaatcaataatcaactaatgaattttcttCTATCATAGtctactaaatagtaaaatatttaatgactaaactaattgaaatatttattagtatatattttatacctttaatgtatttttaaaaattaaaaaattaattaatgatttttattatattatatggactaaataatattttttttaaaaaaatttaaactataaaaaataattaatatataattttataaaattgaaaaattaattaatgaaatatttcatATTCGAGCGgtgaaatagtaaaatatttaaaagtaaaattaataaatggctaattaatatatttattaaaattttatatacatactaattaataaattgttttcataatataaaaattaaataataaattttatttataataataaaataaaatatattttataaattaattaaatatatatatatttaaaaaataaatttaattgataattataaGATTTTGAAATTGTTAATAATAACCTAATAAAAATTGTAAAGAAATATAAtggttaataaatttttttattttaaataataaataataaacaataaacaataaattttttattttttaataaaaacgaATGCGAACACACCCAAAATTTTTAACTatccaaatattaaaaaaaagtatatatttaATGTTACACTGTAAATATTACGTTTACAACTGTTATTATTAGTGATTTTGAAACtttgaaatatataattaataaatatttaaataaaaaatcaatgtaCTCACATATCTAGTCTGGTAATAAGTGTATCTGAGAGGTTTCAAATTCTAAGAAAAAAACTTAGCTAAACCGGTGAGTCAAATATAAAAAGAGTAGCCCATATAACATAATCTTAGAGGAAAATATTTacatgtaaaattatttttaaattcttatatattatatacaaaattattatttatatgcctatttttataatgaaataGGTAGTTTtatcaatcataacatatatTACCAATACTAGTTGAAGCAGTTATGGTAAATAAATACACtcaattaaattcattttaaaaagctaaaagaaaaaagttttaaagttcACTATATAAgattgataaattattaaataaatattaattatatattataaataaaaattttaaattaatgatacgatttatgaaaattaaatgagttgaaTCAATTAATCTATTTCCATATTAAATGAGTTGAATCGATTGGTTCAACtcaatttcataaaatcatatcaAACATAATGTAATATAGAAAATAACTGAAAgagtataaataaatataatatttttaataattcaacAATAATATGATCGattgtttaataaaaatatcaccGTTTAATAAGCGAGTGATTTCACATTTAGATATTTAACAGAAATTCACTGGACCATACTTAATAACGATACATTTGTATCGATACTCATCTTATTTAGAATAGCGCTCTTGATGATAAtctgatatttaaaatatccgattcttttattttttgaaattgcaATTTTCACATGTCAATCTTTTAccatgtaattttattttacgaTGATAATTCATAACTATAACTTAATTTCAATGTTTGTTGCACagtatcaataattttaaaattattttttttattttaaataaaaattaattaaattaaattcttacaaaattattaattttaatataaaacaaatttgttattttaatttatcatgaTAACAGCTAAATGGCTAAATTGAATTCAGAAAAATTCACTATGAATAACTATATAATccctattatttttattaatataataaacccaatttatatttaaaagtaagtatattttatatttattatgccATAAATCCAACCCAATATTATTGCAAGTTATATGatattattcttattttataaaaatttatttaaagtcCAATAATATTAAGTAAAATAGAATTATCCGTTGCTTTAGTCTGTAAatcttcatatatatatattttttattaatttatactacatatatatatatatatataagaaaatttattaatttttaaattttaaacttaaatatatattagtaaattatataatatatttatcacGTGTATATGcattttcatgaaaaaaatttaaattttttaatttatagatgAGGTAatctagaaaaataaaatatcggtaactataattttaaattttttattaaaaattaatgaaactattaataattataaggagtaatgaattaatatatatttaaatattaaataaaaaaaattttcttttctgatcCATTTGTGACTcgatatttttatctttttcttttttttaaatctaatttatttttttctccttctccatAAAAAACgagtcaattgactatcgatgaagaaAAAAATGTTGTTGTCCagagatattccgatcgtcaATTATAATTTCTGTATGGTGGAAATGTTTCTGACATACAATCCAATTAATTTTCAAGATATGCAGACCTATTTAGCAAATTTATGACGGTAATCCTCTGACAGTTATTATATTAAAGAATTTGGTTCCTAATTACAAGtcgattattttattttttatgataataaaaactcttagttctagtatgaaattttttcataattttttacattttgatagttatttctcagtcaatagataaGTATTAGAGAAAGATCTTTTATTAATGTGGAAGAGTATTTTTGTAGTTgtcttttctttaaattttattgattcggttgttttgAAAGAcaatgttcaatggaggtttactaagTATTATGGGTTTTCGAAATCGTAACAACGACACCggtcttaaaattttattcgagttttatctcgtatAAACTTTCTTCTGTTACTTTGTCCgaaagactttaatgatttatattcgagagatgagaaagaaatatgcatatttttatcaaattatcttatgtaggAGTATAGACAGACGCCTAGAagtatttttaccaaattatcttatgcaataatttgattttgaataatcATAAATCTTTATTAAactctaaaactgatatttctattAGATGGATTCGTCGTAATACTACTCTACCATCTTatattttatctaaaaaatttataatgtataatcGTCTTACTATTTGAAATGatatacttttttatttaatgaattttattaatacagtaatttttattaaaattttaataatcataaattaattttactaaaatcaGGGATCGTATGGTTAGTTACCCGAATTAAACTATCGGGTACAAAGACACGTAGCCCACATTAAATTCTGTCAGGCGGGTGCGTTGCACACGTGCTTACACGCGGATCTTCGCGAACATCACATGATCCTTTCAGTGTTtgatattcaaaatttattagaaaagtagttaaatat
The Manihot esculenta cultivar AM560-2 chromosome 1, M.esculenta_v8, whole genome shotgun sequence genome window above contains:
- the LOC110624284 gene encoding methionine aminopeptidase 2B encodes the protein MAGEKVDKKVPIEENGTKEENGTSEPSISNENDESSEISSTIQKDGDEGKEVSKKKKKKNKSKKKKELLQQTDPPSIPVIELFPSGEFPEGEIQQYKDDNLWRTTSEEKRELERLEKPIYNSVRQAAEVHRQVRKYIKGILKPGMLMTDLCETLENTVRKLISENGLQAGIAFPTGCSLNWVAAHWTPNSGDKTVLQYDDVMKLDFGTHIDGYIVDCAFTVAFNPMFDPLLEASREATNTGIKESGIDVRLCDVGAAIQEVMESYEVEINGKVFQVKSIRNLNGHSIGRYQIHAGKSVPIVKGGEQTKMEEGEFFAIETFASTGKGYVREDLECSHYMKNFDAGHIPLRLPRAKQLLATINKNFSTLAFCRRYLDRLGETKYLMALKNLCDSGIVQPYPPLCDIKGSYVSQFEHTILLRPTCKEVISRGDDY